Part of the Pseudomonas baltica genome is shown below.
CTGCCCTTCATGGCTATGGTCATCGGCTTGACGCATGTGTGGCGCTACCGGTGGATGTACTGGCTGTCTTCGAGCAGCACGGTGATCGGTGTGCTGGCGATGTTCATCGCAACGGAGAGCGAGCTGTCACTGATTGCATTGTCGTTTCTGTACTTGTTCGTACAAGCTTGAGCGCGCTATCAACAGGATTCGCGTCGCAGGCAGTGCAGGCCCATGTGCTCATACAGCCGGCGCGCCGAATGGTTGTCTTCGCGTACCCGCAGGTCCATCGAAGCTTCGCCGCGTTGGCGATAGGTTTGCATCGCCCAGGCGAGCAATGCGCGGCCGAGCCCCCGGCGCCGGGCCCGCGGATGCACCACCAGGTCCTTGAGATAGCCGCTGGTCCAGCCCTGCACCAGCGCGATCAGGCCGTGGCTGTCCATGACCAGCAGGCACAGGGCAGGATCGTACTCGGCATTGCTGCGCCACTGCTGCTGCCAGGTGGGCCAGTCAAGCAGGTCGTCGGCATTGGCTTCGCGTAACAGGGCGTAGGCAGGTGCGGCGTCAGCGGCGTCGAACAGGCGCAGCGTTACCCCAGGCGGCCAGAGGGGGGAGGGCGTCGCCTGCTGCAGCGGCATGCGCAGCAACAGGCAATGATCGGCCGCCATGCAGTGCGTCAGTCCGGCAGGCCGTTGACCGCCCGTGCCGCGCGAATCAGGCAATGGGTCAGCTCTGGCGAGGAGAATTTGGTCAATACCGCGTTGGCACCGGCGGCCTTGGCCTTTTCGCTGTTCATGGCGCTGTCCAGCGAGGTGTGCAGCAGCACGTACAGGTCCTGGAAGTCCGGCGTCTCGCGCAGGCTGCGGGTCAGGGCATAGCCGTCCATCTCGGACATCTCGATGTCCGACACCAGGATGTTGATCTGCTGGGCGGTGCCTTGCAGATCCAGCAGTTGCTCGATGGCTTCCTTGGCACTGCGGGCGGTGTGGCAGGACAGGCCCAGTGTGCGCAGCGTCAGGACCGATTGCTGCAACGCTACCTGGCTGTCGTCGACCACCAGAATGTTAGCCGTGGAGAGCATCTCGGCATCTTGCGCACTCAGGCCGGTGGCCACAGCCTCGACCTTCATCGG
Proteins encoded:
- a CDS encoding GNAT family N-acetyltransferase, translated to MAADHCLLLRMPLQQATPSPLWPPGVTLRLFDAADAAPAYALLREANADDLLDWPTWQQQWRSNAEYDPALCLLVMDSHGLIALVQGWTSGYLKDLVVHPRARRRGLGRALLAWAMQTYRQRGEASMDLRVREDNHSARRLYEHMGLHCLRRESC
- a CDS encoding chemotaxis protein, translated to MSSPKARADSLSLLLFTLRSGKLMAINLLKVSEIIPCPPLTRLPESHPNVKGVATLRGTSLSVIDLSRAIGEMPLLDPAGGCLIVTDVSRSKQGLHVQAVSKIVHCLTTDIRPPPFGSGNKSYITGVTRVDNVLVQVLDIEKVIHGISPMKVEAVATGLSAQDAEMLSTANILVVDDSQVALQQSVLTLRTLGLSCHTARSAKEAIEQLLDLQGTAQQINILVSDIEMSEMDGYALTRSLRETPDFQDLYVLLHTSLDSAMNSEKAKAAGANAVLTKFSSPELTHCLIRAARAVNGLPD